Below is a window of Fimbriimonadaceae bacterium DNA.
GACGGAGACAACAGCCATCCGCTCACCCTTGCAGCATAAGCACAACCAGAACCTGCAAATCAAAGATGGCGAATGGCTTTATCAGCCGTTCGCTATCTTTTTTGCGCTCGGGGCTAACCGCTGCTTATCTCACCTCCCCCAAACCCTCAACTCCACAAGGTGAACACCTTCATTGGCGGAGTTGGAGAGCATGTTCACCTTGACGTATCGCGCAGAAACGGGGCTAATCGTGTGCTCATCTCCTGAAGCCGACACGGGAACGGAGTTCTCACTCTTGTCCACGACCTTTGTCCAGGCTTTGCCGTCGGCGCTAACCTCGACTGTGTAGCGGTAATATCGCCGCCCATCCCAGTAAGGAAACACGTCGATCTTGTCTATGCTGTAGACCTTTTGTAGATCGACCTGGAGCCACTGGGGTGATGGGCTTGCCCACCAGCTTGAGCCGAGATTGAGGTTATTATCCACTGCAAACTCGGGAACCTGGGGGCCCTGTGTCCCTCCCGAAACCGTCACCGGCTTTCCGGTAGCGAGGTTCGGTTTTCCGCTGACGTCTTTGTAAAACGTACGGGTGGACTCTCGCAGTGCAGCGAGCTTCTTGCCGTTGAGTGAGGTGAAAATGGCGCGGATCGTTGTTGTTTTATCAATCATGATAGGCTTGCTATAGACCAGAGAGTCGGGCGTCGGTCTTTTGCCGTCGGTGGTATATCGGATGGTGAGGTTTCTTGAGTCAGCTTGGAGACGGACCTCGATGCTGTCCTCAAACCTTGCGATATCGTAATCGTCGGGTCCGTTTTGCATCAATCCAGACACTTTGAAGACGGGCCCCGCCGCCAATATGTGCAGAGCCTTGTCCGTCTCAGTTAGCCTCGTTTCGAACTGTTCGTAAGTGATCTTGGGATTCTGGTTCCACGTCCGCTCTGCCATCGCCGGGACCACCCTCCTAAGGTGGTCAAAGACCAGATACTCCGGCTGCTCCCAGGCGCACACCTGCCCACCGATGATCCGCTCGTAAGTGGGCACTTCAAACCAAGTTGCAGCCGGATAGAAAGTGGTGTGTCGCCCGAATTTACGCAGATCCCAATCAAAAACTTTCTTGGGTGGCCAAACGTGCTTATTCACGACATACAGAGGAGTCCACGCGGCGTTGATGACGGTATAGCCATCGTCGAGGAGATCGGTGGGCAAGTAATAGGCCGACTCGAACTCCATAATCGTGACGTCTTTTGGGATGGGAAACTTGCTGCTCTTGTTGCGACCGAACCCCTCCCACACGATCATCTTCTTGCCCCGCTTCTTCACCATCTCGTTGGCTTGGGTGAGAAAGAGCCGAAAGATCTCGTGGCTGGCATTGCCGGATAGCCCATGCTTGAGAAACGCTGCCTGGAAGTCGGCGTGTTGGTGGGCGTTGGAATAGTCGGCCTCGTCGCCGCCGATGTGGAAGTAGGGCGATGACTTGAAGACTTCGCACATCTCCCCAATCAGCGTATCGACGGCATTCAGCACCTTTTCATTGGCGAAGTTGAGCGTGGAATGATGCTCGTAAGGCTTTGTGCCGAAGATCTTGAACAGTTCGGGCATG
It encodes the following:
- a CDS encoding family 20 glycosylhydrolase, which produces MIACLAALTFSQATAARDLPLLPQPKSVIQRQGEGLILAKDVPLNFSDKTLAPYVQAFMQDSTDAGRCSWKLVQNPKDAALTLKIDRTLPTAYRIESGEKIEIVGRDPQALAWGMTTLLQMIDVKTMNPNSQQSHVPSVTIRDTPDSEYRGVLVDVARKYHSIDTLKQIVLMCRWYKINYLQLHLTDDQAFTFPSKAFPKLNSSNQHGGPTYSEAELKELVAYADARGVTIIPEFDIPGHTAAMIRTMPELFKIFGTKPYEHHSTLNFANEKVLNAVDTLIGEMCEVFKSSPYFHIGGDEADYSNAHQHADFQAAFLKHGLSGNASHEIFRLFLTQANEMVKKRGKKMIVWEGFGRNKSSKFPIPKDVTIMEFESAYYLPTDLLDDGYTVINAAWTPLYVVNKHVWPPKKVFDWDLRKFGRHTTFYPAATWFEVPTYERIIGGQVCAWEQPEYLVFDHLRRVVPAMAERTWNQNPKITYEQFETRLTETDKALHILAAGPVFKVSGLMQNGPDDYDIARFEDSIEVRLQADSRNLTIRYTTDGKRPTPDSLVYSKPIMIDKTTTIRAIFTSLNGKKLAALRESTRTFYKDVSGKPNLATGKPVTVSGGTQGPQVPEFAVDNNLNLGSSWWASPSPQWLQVDLQKVYSIDKIDVFPYWDGRRYYRYTVEVSADGKAWTKVVDKSENSVPVSASGDEHTISPVSARYVKVNMLSNSANEGVHLVELRVWGR